The Streptomyces sp. NBC_01775 genome includes a region encoding these proteins:
- a CDS encoding class I SAM-dependent DNA methyltransferase, translated as MTTDDWLADTRTSYDTVAVSYAVQVRDAIAGHQYLRAALALFADNVRAASGGPVADVGCGPGHVTAHLHELGVDAFGIDLSPGMIDAARRDHPGLRFEVDSMTDLHLPTAAVAGLIAWQSLIHIPDHEVPTVFRHFHRALRPGGPLQLLFHVGDESQLKTQGYGGHPMKVHVHRRQPDQVATWLRDAGFAVEAQMLLNRDEKVSHAFLFARR; from the coding sequence ATGACCACGGACGACTGGCTGGCCGACACCCGAACCTCTTACGACACGGTCGCGGTCAGCTATGCCGTCCAAGTGCGCGATGCCATCGCCGGACACCAGTACCTTCGCGCGGCTCTGGCGTTGTTCGCCGACAACGTGCGGGCCGCGAGCGGTGGGCCGGTAGCCGATGTCGGCTGCGGGCCCGGACACGTCACCGCCCACCTGCACGAGCTCGGTGTTGACGCCTTCGGGATCGATCTCTCCCCAGGGATGATCGACGCGGCCCGGCGTGACCACCCCGGCCTGCGGTTCGAGGTGGACTCAATGACGGACCTGCACCTCCCGACCGCCGCAGTGGCTGGCCTGATCGCCTGGCAGTCATTGATCCACATACCTGACCACGAGGTGCCGACCGTGTTCAGGCACTTCCACCGAGCATTGCGCCCAGGCGGACCACTGCAGCTCCTGTTTCACGTCGGCGACGAGTCCCAGTTGAAGACTCAGGGCTACGGCGGTCACCCGATGAAGGTCCATGTCCACCGCCGTCAACCGGACCAAGTGGCAACCTGGCTGCGTGACGCCGGATTCGCGGTCGAGGCGCAGATGCTGCTCAACCGGGACGAGAAAGTTTCACACGCGTTTCTCTTCGCACGCCGATAG
- a CDS encoding glutamine synthetase family protein yields the protein MTDVAPTPLPTSGQPLPTASRRQSGTVTPAELKASVGAGHVNSVMLGWPAARGRLRGKYCNAAPFLDRFLDRNGEADACAYLLATDPEMRTVDGIDLASWSTGFQDCRLRPDLDTLRLAPWVPGSALVLADPVGADGTPVRVSPRHVLRHQIYRLASLGITAWIGLESEFVLFHEGDPHGEDAGHVPRLMVEANLDYSLDANPRTELLRAIGADLRGAGLPLEALKCESGHGQVEVTFAPQPPMESADTHVLLKHAATSVADRNGAGATFMASPVTGVGSGLHIHLSLWREGEPMLPGPDGDALSDEGLRVVGGLAELFGDLAPLYAPTVNSYKRWRPRSFAPVNMAWGYDNRTCSIRVVGHDEGVHLELRAPGADADPYLAVAAALAAVHHGLTRKPGTPSPRRGNAYEDTTAPPLPHTLETAVERFYGENVRGALGDDVVEHYAQHALHELAAMHYEVTDIERQRGLFPS from the coding sequence TTGACTGACGTCGCTCCCACGCCGCTCCCCACATCCGGCCAGCCGCTCCCCACAGCCAGCCGGCGGCAAAGCGGGACCGTTACCCCCGCCGAGTTGAAGGCGTCCGTCGGCGCCGGCCACGTGAATTCGGTGATGCTCGGCTGGCCCGCGGCCCGAGGCCGTCTGCGTGGGAAATACTGCAACGCCGCGCCCTTCCTGGACCGTTTCCTGGACCGGAACGGTGAGGCAGACGCGTGCGCCTATTTGCTGGCCACGGACCCCGAGATGCGCACGGTCGACGGCATCGACCTCGCCTCCTGGTCGACCGGGTTCCAGGACTGCAGACTGCGTCCGGATCTGGACACCCTGCGCCTGGCGCCGTGGGTCCCCGGGTCGGCACTGGTGCTCGCCGATCCGGTCGGCGCGGACGGCACGCCTGTGCGTGTCTCGCCCCGGCATGTCCTGCGCCACCAGATCTACCGCCTGGCCAGTCTCGGGATCACAGCGTGGATCGGGCTGGAGTCGGAGTTCGTCCTCTTCCACGAAGGCGACCCGCACGGCGAGGACGCCGGACATGTCCCACGCCTGATGGTCGAGGCGAACCTGGACTACAGCCTCGATGCGAACCCGCGCACCGAGCTGCTGCGGGCGATCGGTGCGGATCTGCGCGGCGCCGGCCTGCCCCTGGAGGCGCTCAAGTGCGAGAGCGGACACGGCCAGGTCGAGGTGACCTTCGCGCCGCAGCCTCCGATGGAGTCTGCCGACACGCATGTACTGCTCAAGCACGCGGCCACCTCGGTCGCGGACCGGAACGGTGCTGGTGCCACGTTCATGGCCTCTCCGGTCACCGGCGTCGGGAGCGGGCTGCATATCCACCTGTCCTTGTGGCGTGAGGGCGAGCCGATGCTGCCCGGTCCTGACGGCGACGCCCTGTCGGACGAGGGTCTCCGCGTCGTCGGCGGACTGGCCGAGCTGTTCGGCGACCTCGCCCCCCTCTACGCCCCGACCGTGAACTCCTACAAGCGGTGGCGCCCGCGATCCTTCGCACCGGTCAACATGGCTTGGGGCTACGACAATCGCACCTGCTCGATACGCGTGGTCGGACACGACGAGGGCGTGCACCTGGAACTGCGGGCGCCGGGCGCGGATGCCGACCCGTATCTGGCGGTGGCCGCGGCCCTGGCCGCCGTGCACCACGGCCTCACCAGGAAACCCGGGACCCCCTCACCCCGTCGCGGCAACGCCTACGAGGACACCACCGCGCCGCCCTTGCCGCACACCCTCGAAACGGCGGTCGAACGCTTTTACGGCGAGAACGTGCGTGGGGCGCTGGGCGACGACGTGGTCGAGCACTACGCGCAGCACGCCCTGCACGAGCTGGCCGCCATGCATTACGAAGTCACCGACATCGAGCGGCAGCGCGGCCTGTTCCCTTCCTGA
- a CDS encoding D-alanine--D-alanine ligase family protein gives MSERGAKKTVVVMFGGRSSEYDVSVDSGAAVTTHLDRSRYEVVPVRITPDGEWVAGKDDASLSHYDAQDLIRLTPSSGAPVRRSIAEALNVMASADVVIPVFHGPYGEDGLLQGLLEMADIPYVGSGVLSCAVGMDKDVTKRLLSSAGLPVAASVVLDEESQTSLSQQERERLGLPVFVKPATAGSSMGVSRVESWDALPEAIAKAQELDTKVLVEEAVPCREIDVALLAYPDGRVEAGPALEISVGAGRGFFDHSAKYADHSARFDIPAQLDEQTAIRVRDLALNVFKTLGCRGLLRADFFLKEDGSLVVNEVNTFPGLTAASQYPQVWKAAGLDYPELLDVLIETAIST, from the coding sequence GTGTCTGAGCGCGGCGCAAAGAAGACGGTCGTCGTGATGTTCGGTGGCCGCAGCAGCGAGTACGACGTGTCGGTCGACTCGGGCGCGGCGGTGACAACCCATCTCGACAGGTCGCGGTACGAGGTCGTGCCGGTGCGGATCACACCTGACGGCGAGTGGGTGGCGGGCAAGGACGACGCGTCGCTCAGCCATTACGACGCACAGGATCTGATACGGCTGACTCCGTCGTCGGGGGCGCCCGTGCGGCGCAGCATCGCCGAAGCGCTGAACGTCATGGCCTCGGCGGACGTGGTGATCCCCGTGTTCCACGGGCCGTACGGAGAAGACGGGCTCTTGCAAGGGCTCCTGGAGATGGCCGACATCCCGTACGTCGGCAGCGGTGTGCTGTCGTGCGCGGTCGGGATGGACAAGGACGTCACCAAGCGCCTGCTGTCCTCCGCCGGCCTTCCGGTGGCCGCTTCCGTGGTGCTTGATGAGGAGTCGCAGACTTCGCTGTCGCAGCAGGAGCGCGAACGGCTCGGCCTCCCGGTGTTCGTCAAACCGGCGACTGCGGGCTCCAGCATGGGCGTGAGCCGTGTCGAGAGCTGGGACGCGTTGCCCGAAGCGATCGCCAAGGCCCAGGAACTGGACACCAAGGTGCTGGTGGAGGAGGCCGTGCCCTGTCGGGAGATCGATGTGGCGCTGCTGGCATACCCGGACGGGCGGGTGGAGGCGGGACCCGCGCTGGAGATCTCCGTGGGCGCCGGCCGGGGCTTCTTCGACCACTCCGCCAAGTACGCAGACCACAGCGCCCGGTTCGACATCCCCGCCCAGCTGGACGAACAGACCGCGATACGAGTGCGCGATCTGGCGCTGAACGTCTTCAAGACGCTCGGCTGCCGCGGGCTGCTTCGCGCTGACTTCTTCCTGAAGGAAGACGGCAGCCTGGTGGTGAACGAGGTCAACACCTTCCCCGGCCTTACGGCGGCCTCCCAGTACCCGCAGGTCTGGAAGGCCGCGGGGCTGGACTACCCCGAGCTGCTGGACGTGCTGATCGAGACAGCAATTTCCACGTGA
- a CDS encoding DUF6262 family protein: MTTATIPGPRTAAALAARRRKTETALQRVHQAIARFRREKDQVSVAAVARRANVSRTFLYDNLEARTAVATAMAEAGERRSRMITQLDDEREATWRERALYAEDALKATRTEIFAQRTRLGELLGQMRDLQAERTEETIQRITTENTTLKQRVRQLTADNRTLDERLKAARSNLRFQDRRVADLEAQIVDSTTR, from the coding sequence ATGACGACCGCCACCATTCCAGGACCCCGCACCGCAGCGGCCTTAGCCGCCCGCCGCCGCAAGACCGAGACCGCCCTCCAGCGGGTCCACCAGGCCATCGCCCGCTTCCGACGCGAGAAGGACCAGGTCAGCGTCGCCGCCGTCGCCCGCCGTGCGAACGTCTCGCGCACCTTCCTTTACGACAACCTTGAGGCCAGAACCGCGGTCGCTACCGCGATGGCCGAGGCCGGCGAACGCCGGTCGCGGATGATCACCCAGCTGGACGACGAACGCGAGGCGACCTGGCGTGAACGCGCGCTGTATGCCGAGGACGCGCTCAAGGCCACCCGCACCGAGATCTTCGCCCAGCGGACCCGCCTCGGCGAACTCCTCGGCCAGATGCGCGACTTGCAAGCCGAACGGACCGAGGAGACCATCCAGCGGATCACCACCGAGAACACCACCCTAAAACAGCGGGTCCGCCAACTTACGGCCGACAACCGCACCCTTGACGAGCGACTCAAGGCAGCCCGCTCTAACCTCCGCTTCCAGGACCGCCGCGTCGCCGACCTCGAAGCCCAGATCGTCGACTCAACGACGCGTTGA
- the cas2e gene encoding type I-E CRISPR-associated endoribonuclease Cas2e, with amino-acid sequence MPAMTVLATTAVPDSLRGALSRWTIEVIPGIFVGTLSARVRDELWAAASAVVGDGAAVLIHPAANEQGFALRTAGQRRRIPQDFDGLTLIRMHSPHTQNLSAKNQQSSS; translated from the coding sequence ATGCCCGCCATGACCGTCCTCGCCACCACCGCAGTCCCCGACTCCCTCCGCGGGGCACTCAGCCGCTGGACCATCGAAGTCATCCCCGGCATCTTCGTCGGCACACTCTCCGCCCGCGTCCGCGACGAACTCTGGGCCGCGGCCTCCGCCGTCGTAGGCGACGGCGCGGCCGTCCTCATCCACCCAGCAGCCAACGAACAGGGCTTCGCCCTGCGTACCGCAGGACAACGCCGCCGAATCCCACAGGACTTCGACGGCCTGACCCTCATACGGATGCATAGCCCCCACACACAGAACCTGTCGGCAAAGAACCAGCAAAGCAGCTCCTGA
- a CDS encoding trypco2 family protein, producing the protein MVTLVGETVDGSGTELSQAIEAVRAGLADAQHAGNASGGLRFTVEQVELEFSVELRSTTRGEGGVKAMVVSANAAHDRAHTESNRVKVVLNVADGGLISDDGGAVLPPRPSPGSTGQDG; encoded by the coding sequence GTGGTGACTCTTGTGGGGGAGACGGTGGACGGGTCCGGAACAGAGTTGTCCCAGGCTATCGAGGCCGTGCGCGCGGGGCTGGCCGACGCGCAACACGCAGGCAACGCGTCGGGCGGTCTGCGGTTCACCGTTGAGCAGGTGGAGTTGGAGTTCAGCGTCGAACTGCGCAGCACAACGCGGGGAGAGGGCGGAGTAAAGGCGATGGTCGTCTCCGCGAACGCTGCGCACGACCGGGCGCACACAGAGTCCAACCGCGTCAAGGTGGTACTGAATGTCGCCGACGGCGGGCTCATCTCGGATGACGGCGGTGCCGTCTTGCCACCCCGGCCGTCCCCGGGCAGCACAGGTCAGGACGGTTAG
- a CDS encoding amino acid permease, giving the protein MPVISKNPLGTHSGGALDDERKLKALGYEPRLTRRLSGFQNFAFSFSVISVPTGCLGMYLYGMNTGGPRVMMLGWIAVTVIVMCIAISLAEIVSKYPTAGGLYYMSERLGGRKWGWYTGWLNMLGLIGAVASIDFGAATITGMFLEMQWGISPSSNDIFLIFLGILLLHVAMNLFRAKVVAVLASVSAWWHLIGVAAIVVVLVVVPGEHQSPGFVVGHWNNDTGFPAFYVSLIGLLTAWYTFCGWDASAHVSEETVQSAMNSPRGMVRSVWVSGIAGFLLLGAVTFAMQNWGKAQGAESPPAQIFLDSLGMTGAKLLLLIVIGAQLFCGFAEVAACSRLVWSFSRDRAIPGSSLWARINRRNIPALAIVFTVFWAAVLASPALWSPTAYTAVVAINVVGFYPAVAIPIFLRVRNRKTFQTGDWHAKGWGVGLGVISLVFIVFGTALFSLPQARPAGGGLFSVETFNYAPVALGLGLLLATVVWMGSGRKNYRVPAVTSHRAPTAEADLD; this is encoded by the coding sequence ATGCCCGTGATAAGTAAGAATCCCCTCGGAACCCATTCCGGTGGGGCATTGGACGACGAACGGAAACTCAAGGCGCTGGGGTATGAGCCGAGACTTACCCGCCGACTGTCCGGGTTCCAGAATTTCGCGTTCTCCTTCTCCGTCATCTCCGTTCCGACAGGCTGTCTGGGGATGTACCTGTACGGGATGAACACGGGCGGGCCCCGGGTCATGATGCTCGGCTGGATCGCGGTGACTGTGATCGTGATGTGTATCGCGATCTCATTGGCGGAAATCGTCAGCAAGTATCCGACTGCCGGTGGCCTCTACTACATGTCGGAGCGACTGGGGGGCCGCAAATGGGGCTGGTACACGGGCTGGTTGAACATGCTGGGGCTGATCGGCGCGGTCGCATCGATTGACTTCGGCGCCGCGACCATCACCGGGATGTTCCTGGAAATGCAGTGGGGCATCTCGCCGAGCAGCAATGACATCTTCCTCATCTTCCTGGGCATTCTGCTGCTGCACGTGGCCATGAACCTGTTCCGCGCCAAGGTCGTGGCCGTCCTCGCGTCGGTGAGCGCGTGGTGGCACCTGATCGGGGTGGCGGCCATCGTCGTGGTCCTGGTGGTGGTCCCCGGTGAGCACCAGTCGCCCGGGTTCGTGGTCGGGCACTGGAACAACGACACGGGGTTCCCGGCCTTCTACGTATCCCTGATCGGGCTGCTGACGGCCTGGTACACGTTCTGCGGCTGGGATGCGTCCGCGCACGTGTCCGAGGAGACAGTCCAGAGCGCCATGAACTCACCCCGGGGCATGGTCCGCTCCGTATGGGTCTCGGGTATCGCCGGGTTCCTGCTACTGGGAGCGGTCACCTTCGCCATGCAGAACTGGGGCAAGGCCCAGGGGGCCGAATCGCCTCCGGCCCAGATCTTCCTGGACTCCCTGGGCATGACCGGGGCGAAGCTGCTGTTGCTGATCGTGATCGGCGCCCAGCTCTTCTGCGGCTTTGCCGAGGTCGCGGCCTGTTCGCGGCTGGTGTGGAGTTTCTCGCGGGACCGGGCGATTCCCGGCTCGTCCCTCTGGGCGAGGATCAACCGCCGCAACATCCCGGCCCTCGCCATCGTCTTCACCGTCTTCTGGGCCGCAGTCCTCGCCTCCCCCGCACTGTGGAGCCCGACCGCGTACACGGCCGTGGTCGCGATCAACGTGGTCGGCTTCTATCCCGCGGTCGCGATCCCCATCTTCCTGCGAGTGCGCAACCGCAAGACCTTCCAGACCGGCGACTGGCACGCCAAAGGCTGGGGCGTCGGACTCGGAGTGATTTCCCTTGTCTTCATCGTCTTCGGCACCGCGCTGTTCAGCCTCCCGCAAGCCCGTCCCGCAGGCGGCGGCCTGTTCTCGGTGGAGACGTTCAACTACGCCCCTGTGGCTCTCGGACTCGGGCTGCTCCTGGCGACCGTCGTGTGGATGGGGTCGGGCCGCAAGAACTACCGCGTTCCCGCTGTGACCAGCCACCGTGCCCCCACGGCGGAGGCCGACCTTGACTGA
- a CDS encoding alanine racemase C-terminal domain-containing protein: MIDTGDANVDAGEEVVVFGPGDRGEPTVAEWVEWSSTIPHEVLTGVGGRVTRRYVPTPADDAEAASTSPHHTSSDIEEGIARV; encoded by the coding sequence GTGATCGACACCGGTGACGCGAATGTGGACGCCGGGGAGGAAGTGGTCGTCTTCGGCCCCGGCGACCGGGGAGAGCCGACAGTCGCCGAGTGGGTGGAGTGGTCCAGTACCATTCCGCACGAAGTGCTCACCGGAGTGGGCGGGCGGGTGACCCGCCGGTATGTGCCGACTCCGGCAGATGACGCCGAGGCGGCATCGACGTCGCCGCACCACACAAGTTCTGACATTGAGGAGGGGATTGCCCGTGTCTGA
- a CDS encoding CPBP family intramembrane glutamic endopeptidase: MPAHAYRGVLGLYAAVALPYLWTASHALAGLCGVDVNLAQANEVGHALTSATSTAAWVWLVLLLRAETGLSPSHRRARYAASSALLVLTVIDFAGLAAPSGQPTLVVGSLAQLTLLVWLAVAIAGHAGIPLGQVRPRARRKARTGSAPFWLVTGACMAAFLTAGALQNPLRRLPGPQGAEPPPEGLREHVELIVGIVWSSVIEEVAVTALVVALLAAARRPLWECLVVSALMRALPHMYLGWVTLAALALGVACAWLYYRYRRVLPLVVAHLGYDLILFAPPPYANAILVLAFLPSVLAVSVLQVRAEEQVTIPATRRGSPPSATAPSEKAGR; this comes from the coding sequence GTGCCAGCTCACGCCTATAGAGGGGTGCTCGGCCTGTACGCCGCCGTCGCGCTGCCCTACTTGTGGACCGCCTCGCACGCCCTGGCCGGCCTGTGCGGCGTGGACGTGAACCTCGCACAGGCCAACGAGGTCGGGCACGCCCTGACGAGCGCCACAAGCACGGCGGCGTGGGTCTGGCTCGTCCTCCTGCTACGCGCCGAGACCGGCCTTTCACCATCCCACCGACGCGCTCGCTACGCCGCGAGCAGTGCGCTCCTGGTCCTCACCGTGATCGACTTCGCGGGGCTCGCAGCCCCCTCCGGGCAGCCCACGCTCGTGGTCGGCAGCCTGGCTCAACTCACCCTTTTGGTCTGGTTGGCCGTCGCGATCGCGGGCCACGCCGGGATCCCCCTCGGGCAGGTCCGCCCGCGTGCGAGGCGCAAGGCCCGGACAGGCTCTGCGCCGTTCTGGCTGGTCACCGGGGCCTGCATGGCCGCGTTCCTTACCGCCGGCGCACTCCAGAACCCTCTGCGGCGGCTGCCCGGTCCCCAGGGTGCGGAGCCGCCGCCCGAGGGGCTGCGCGAGCACGTGGAGTTGATCGTGGGCATCGTCTGGTCCTCGGTCATCGAGGAAGTGGCAGTCACAGCGTTGGTGGTCGCGCTCCTGGCGGCGGCCCGCCGACCGCTGTGGGAGTGCCTGGTGGTCAGCGCGCTCATGCGGGCCCTGCCCCACATGTACCTGGGCTGGGTGACACTCGCCGCCCTCGCACTCGGCGTCGCCTGCGCCTGGCTGTACTACCGCTACCGCCGCGTGCTCCCCCTCGTCGTAGCGCACCTCGGCTACGACCTGATTCTCTTTGCGCCGCCGCCGTACGCGAACGCCATCCTGGTCCTGGCCTTCCTCCCGTCCGTGCTCGCGGTCTCCGTCCTCCAGGTACGCGCCGAGGAGCAGGTCACGATCCCGGCCACGAGGCGTGGCAGCCCGCCGAGTGCCACCGCTCCGAGTGAGAAGGCCGGTAGATGA
- a CDS encoding ATP-dependent Clp protease ATP-binding subunit codes for MDLQLTNGARDAVNDASQRAVYAGHPDLDPLHLLLALLEQQPDVYVHLLTAEDADVSLLREGTERLLSELPSVNGETTVPPQPARSLLATIAHASQVAEELGDDHISTEHLLIGIAANGGRASELLESHGVNSERLESFFASERRGASSQESEQETSDTALSRFGTDLTAAARQGRLDPVIGRDQEIRQISEVLSRRTKNNPVLIGEPGVGKTAVVEGLAQRIVTGDVPEPLRGRRLVALDLAAMVAGARARGEFEDRLKSVLAEIESSDGQIISFIDELHTIVGAKSGSGSALDAANMLKPMLARGALRMIGATTPDEYRERIEQDPALERRFQRVAVAEPSVADTVIMLRGLKGRYEAHHMVLIADSALVAAAELSDRYISSRFLPDKAVDLLDQAAARLRMEIDTSPVEIDQLSRAVDRLRIEEAALSQESNRVSRQKLEALQRLLADKEEELRGLTGRWEKEKQSLIRVGELKMKLDELRGQGERAQREGDFDTASKLLYGEIPAVERKLEAAVDEEQRTASSMVTDGVGRNEIAGVVASWTSIPVGRLLDGERGRLLRMEEELGKRLIGQDEAVRAVSRAVQRTRAGVADPGRPTGSFLFLGPSGVGKTELAKALADFLFDDERAAMVRIDMSEYGEQHSIARLLGAPPGYVGYQRGGQLTEAVRRRPYTVVLLDEVEKAHPDVFHVLLQVLDEGRLTDGQGRTVDFRNTILILTSNLGSASAFDPLLTEEEKRDTVLEEVQSFFRPEFLNRLDELVVFHRLQLQELEGVARLQLDRLALRLADRGLTLDVTPDALRWLAAEGHDPGYGARPLLRLIQGSVSDRIAQAILDGSILDEDNVRVDLDPSVANLRIEPGPRSR; via the coding sequence GTGGATCTACAACTAACAAACGGGGCTCGCGATGCGGTGAACGACGCGTCCCAGCGGGCGGTGTACGCCGGGCATCCCGACCTCGATCCGCTGCATCTACTGTTGGCCTTGCTGGAGCAGCAACCGGACGTGTATGTACACCTATTGACGGCGGAAGACGCCGACGTCTCGCTCCTGCGGGAAGGGACCGAGCGGCTACTCAGCGAACTCCCCAGCGTGAACGGCGAAACAACCGTCCCACCGCAGCCCGCCCGTTCCCTGTTGGCGACCATCGCACATGCCTCGCAGGTTGCCGAGGAACTCGGGGACGACCACATCTCCACTGAGCACCTGCTCATCGGCATTGCTGCGAACGGTGGCCGGGCCAGCGAGTTGCTTGAGTCTCATGGTGTGAACTCCGAGAGGCTGGAGAGCTTTTTCGCCTCGGAGCGAAGGGGCGCCTCCTCGCAGGAGTCTGAGCAGGAGACTTCGGACACTGCTCTGAGTAGGTTCGGCACGGACCTCACCGCCGCTGCCCGCCAGGGCAGGCTCGACCCGGTCATCGGCCGGGATCAGGAGATCCGGCAGATCAGCGAGGTGCTCTCGCGCCGCACCAAGAACAACCCGGTGCTCATCGGCGAACCGGGCGTCGGCAAGACCGCCGTCGTCGAGGGGCTGGCACAGCGGATCGTCACGGGTGACGTCCCCGAACCGCTCAGGGGACGGCGGCTTGTCGCACTCGACCTCGCCGCGATGGTGGCGGGTGCGAGAGCCCGGGGGGAGTTTGAGGACCGTTTGAAATCCGTCCTCGCGGAGATCGAGTCGAGCGACGGCCAGATCATCAGCTTCATAGACGAGCTTCACACGATCGTCGGCGCCAAGTCCGGCAGCGGTTCGGCCCTGGACGCGGCAAACATGCTCAAGCCCATGCTGGCCCGCGGCGCTCTCCGCATGATCGGCGCGACAACGCCGGACGAATACCGCGAAAGGATCGAGCAGGACCCGGCGCTGGAACGGCGCTTCCAGCGGGTTGCAGTGGCCGAGCCATCCGTCGCGGACACGGTCATAATGCTGCGCGGGCTCAAGGGCCGATATGAGGCGCACCACATGGTGCTGATCGCAGACTCTGCTCTGGTTGCGGCCGCGGAGCTCTCAGACCGTTACATCTCGTCCCGATTCCTTCCCGACAAGGCCGTCGACCTCCTGGACCAGGCCGCCGCCCGCCTCCGCATGGAGATCGATACCTCACCGGTGGAAATCGACCAACTGAGCCGGGCGGTCGACAGGTTGAGGATCGAGGAGGCGGCGCTGTCGCAGGAGTCGAATCGCGTAAGTCGGCAAAAGCTTGAAGCTCTGCAGCGCCTCCTGGCCGATAAGGAAGAGGAGCTGCGGGGCCTGACCGGCCGTTGGGAGAAGGAGAAGCAGTCCCTCATCCGTGTCGGTGAGCTGAAGATGAAGCTCGACGAGCTGCGCGGCCAAGGCGAACGCGCCCAGCGCGAAGGGGACTTCGACACCGCGTCCAAGCTGCTCTACGGCGAGATCCCGGCCGTGGAGCGGAAGCTGGAGGCCGCGGTTGACGAGGAGCAGCGCACGGCGAGCTCCATGGTCACGGACGGTGTCGGCCGGAACGAGATCGCGGGCGTGGTCGCTTCCTGGACCAGTATTCCGGTGGGCCGCCTGCTGGACGGAGAGCGCGGGCGGCTGCTGCGTATGGAGGAGGAACTCGGCAAGCGGCTGATCGGACAAGACGAGGCGGTACGAGCCGTGTCCCGCGCGGTGCAGCGCACTCGGGCCGGGGTCGCCGACCCGGGCCGCCCGACCGGATCGTTCCTCTTCCTCGGCCCCAGCGGCGTCGGAAAGACGGAGCTGGCCAAGGCTCTCGCCGACTTCCTCTTCGACGACGAGCGGGCGGCCATGGTTCGCATCGACATGAGCGAGTACGGCGAGCAGCACAGCATCGCCCGGCTGCTGGGAGCGCCGCCCGGCTACGTCGGCTATCAGCGCGGCGGCCAACTGACGGAGGCAGTACGCCGCCGCCCGTACACTGTCGTTCTCCTCGACGAGGTGGAGAAGGCCCACCCCGACGTCTTCCACGTGCTGCTGCAAGTGCTCGACGAAGGACGCCTGACGGACGGCCAGGGACGGACGGTGGACTTCCGCAACACCATTCTCATCCTCACCTCCAACCTCGGCTCCGCCTCCGCTTTCGACCCGCTACTGACCGAGGAAGAGAAACGGGACACAGTCCTGGAGGAGGTACAGAGCTTCTTCCGGCCAGAGTTCCTCAACCGCCTCGACGAACTGGTGGTCTTCCACCGTCTTCAGCTCCAGGAGCTGGAAGGGGTCGCCAGGCTGCAACTCGACCGTCTCGCCCTGCGGCTCGCGGACCGCGGTCTCACGCTGGACGTGACCCCCGACGCGCTGCGCTGGCTGGCGGCCGAGGGCCATGACCCGGGATACGGCGCTCGTCCACTACTCCGGCTTATCCAAGGATCAGTCAGCGACCGGATCGCCCAGGCGATCCTCGATGGCAGCATCCTCGACGAGGACAACGTCCGCGTCGATCTCGACCCCTCGGTGGCCAACCTCCGGATCGAGCCGGGTCCCCGCTCGCGGTGA
- a CDS encoding site-specific integrase, whose amino-acid sequence MRNGTGPLHPLGDCRLSPVAGAEDDHFLPGVHIRVTGVDHALVHGDAPGEARAFTDETVRTMLDQALIATGLTDATGGPLRYTPHDFRRLFITDAILNGLPPHIAQVVAGHQDINATLGYKAVYPEEAIQAHVAFLARRRSLRPSEEYRVPTDEEWQEFLGHFERRKVSIGACGRAFGAPCIHEHACVRCPMLWPDPAQRDRLVEIRDNLLARIAEAEREGWLGEVEGLQVSLAGAEEKLAQLDARQRRQRSTVFLGIPTLDQIVARTSDVSEP is encoded by the coding sequence GTGCGGAATGGTACTGGACCACTCCACCCACTCGGCGACTGTCGGCTCTCCCCGGTCGCCGGGGCCGAAGACGACCACTTCCTCCCCGGCGTCCACATTCGCGTCACCGGTGTCGATCACGCACTGGTCCATGGCGATGCGCCCGGCGAGGCCCGCGCGTTCACCGACGAAACCGTCCGCACGATGCTGGACCAGGCCCTCATCGCCACGGGCCTAACCGACGCTACTGGCGGCCCGCTGCGCTACACACCGCACGACTTCCGCCGCCTGTTCATTACCGATGCCATCCTGAACGGACTGCCGCCGCACATCGCCCAGGTGGTCGCTGGCCATCAGGACATCAACGCGACTCTCGGTTACAAGGCTGTCTATCCCGAAGAGGCAATCCAGGCACACGTGGCTTTCCTCGCCCGCCGCAGGTCCCTCCGCCCGAGCGAGGAATACCGCGTCCCCACCGACGAGGAATGGCAGGAGTTCCTCGGCCACTTCGAACGACGCAAAGTCTCCATCGGCGCATGCGGCCGCGCGTTCGGTGCTCCGTGCATCCACGAACACGCCTGCGTCCGCTGCCCGATGCTCTGGCCCGACCCCGCCCAGCGCGACCGGCTTGTCGAGATCCGGGACAACCTCCTTGCCCGCATTGCCGAGGCCGAACGCGAAGGATGGCTCGGCGAGGTGGAAGGGCTTCAGGTGAGCCTTGCCGGAGCGGAGGAGAAGCTCGCCCAACTTGACGCACGACAAAGGCGCCAAAGGTCCACGGTCTTCCTGGGCATCCCCACACTGGATCAGATCGTCGCCCGCACCAGCGATGTGAGCGAGCCTTGA